The following proteins are encoded in a genomic region of candidate division WOR-3 bacterium:
- the hcp gene encoding hydroxylamine reductase codes for MFCNQCQETAKNTGCTVKGVCGKTEETSNLQDLLVFACLGLSYVTLEARKNGIDTNLESRHIANCLFMTITNANFDDKSIVFAIKESLKYRENLKSRFKPTATHDSASWTAESENEFYEKAKEVGILTYDTDEDIRGLKQYVLFGIKGMAAYTEHAFHLGFEENEIYDFIEQSLVMITKQTDTQNALNWLVKTGEYGVRAMALLDKANTTVFGDPEITNVNIGVGKNPGILVSGHDLKDLEQLLLQTEGKGIDVYTHSEMLPANAYPKLKKYRHLVGNYGNAWHRQLEEFETFNGPILFTTNCLVPPRKTTTYNDRVFTTGATGMPEWKRIDKKLPNGHKDFTEIIEKAKTCHPPTEIENGEITIGFAHNQVMALADKLIQAINSGTIKKLVVMSGCDARQKSREYYTEFAQKLPQDTVILTSGCAKYRYNKLNLGNIGGIPRVLDAGQCNDSYSWAFVALKLKEALKLDDINKLPVVFNIAWYEQKAIIVHLALLYLGIKNTHIGPTLPAWLTPNLLRTVQEKFGVQTIKTAQEDMKIFGLE; via the coding sequence ATGTTTTGCAATCAATGTCAGGAAACTGCCAAAAACACAGGCTGCACTGTAAAAGGAGTTTGCGGAAAGACCGAAGAGACTTCCAACCTCCAGGATTTGCTCGTTTTTGCCTGTCTAGGACTTTCCTACGTCACGCTTGAAGCCAGAAAAAACGGCATCGACACCAACTTAGAAAGCAGACACATAGCCAATTGCCTTTTCATGACAATTACCAACGCGAATTTCGACGATAAATCCATCGTCTTTGCTATAAAGGAAAGTTTGAAATATCGCGAAAATTTAAAATCCCGCTTCAAACCGACCGCCACGCACGATTCAGCTTCATGGACAGCGGAATCTGAAAACGAATTCTACGAAAAGGCTAAAGAGGTGGGGATTCTGACCTACGACACTGATGAAGACATAAGAGGACTCAAGCAATACGTTTTGTTCGGAATCAAAGGCATGGCTGCTTACACGGAACACGCCTTTCACCTCGGCTTTGAAGAAAATGAAATCTACGATTTCATAGAACAGAGTCTGGTCATGATTACAAAACAAACGGATACGCAAAACGCGCTCAACTGGCTCGTCAAAACCGGCGAATACGGCGTAAGAGCAATGGCTTTGTTGGACAAGGCGAACACCACCGTCTTCGGAGATCCCGAAATCACAAATGTCAATATAGGCGTCGGGAAAAATCCGGGAATTTTAGTCAGCGGACACGACTTGAAAGATTTAGAGCAATTGCTTTTACAGACCGAAGGAAAAGGTATTGACGTCTATACTCATTCCGAGATGCTTCCGGCCAACGCTTATCCAAAACTGAAGAAATACAGACATCTGGTAGGCAACTATGGAAACGCATGGCATCGTCAATTAGAGGAATTCGAAACATTCAACGGCCCAATACTTTTCACAACAAATTGTCTGGTCCCGCCGAGGAAAACAACGACATACAACGACAGAGTTTTCACCACAGGCGCCACAGGAATGCCCGAGTGGAAACGGATTGATAAAAAATTGCCCAACGGACACAAGGATTTTACCGAGATCATTGAAAAGGCAAAAACCTGCCACCCTCCAACAGAAATTGAAAACGGAGAAATAACGATTGGGTTCGCTCACAATCAGGTGATGGCTCTCGCCGACAAATTAATCCAGGCGATAAACTCAGGGACGATAAAAAAATTGGTCGTCATGTCAGGGTGCGACGCAAGACAGAAATCACGCGAGTATTACACGGAATTTGCTCAAAAACTGCCCCAAGACACTGTTATTTTGACATCAGGTTGCGCAAAATACCGTTACAACAAATTAAACCTGGGGAATATCGGCGGTATCCCGCGGGTCCTGGACGCCGGACAGTGCAACGACAGTTATTCCTGGGCTTTTGTGGCGTTGAAGTTGAAAGAAGCTTTAAAACTCGACGACATAAACAAACTTCCCGTTGTTTTCAACATCGCCTGGTATGAACAAAAAGCGATTATCGTCCATCTCGCTCTGTTGTACTTGGGAATAAAAAACACCCATATAGGGCCCACCCTTCCCGCTTGGCTTACGCCCAATCTTTTAAGGACAGTTCAGGAAAAGTTCGGAGTTCAGACCATTAAGACAGCCCAAGAGGATATGAAGATTTTCGGATTGGAATAA